Proteins encoded in a region of the Nicotiana tomentosiformis chromosome 9, ASM39032v3, whole genome shotgun sequence genome:
- the LOC138898535 gene encoding uncharacterized protein, with the protein MKEKSMVQARRIEELQARLASELAKAKYDVEKAKYYTDALVAVYRADVEATQVQARETAEIANTRAHWIKSAKELEVDAEALASDDDDDVDDDDDGSVGKDTVLRPSSVEKEASASVPKTVKDKKRKRASASEDPIPKTRMVRKPRKSTIPLTIESVLRLRDEDDKEEENDGSMLADRMKKSIDAPKANESMVIYKAPPRTKEISEEGSSKVPESLEIKDASYLSQQTVGTSEGAGLEALRTEENAPSESLGEIQKLETIGQLREEVDTIRAETIGWKDGVDRLAAEKETVQVQLSSTASQLQGMKEKSMVQARRIEELEARLASELAKAKSDAEKAKSYTDALVAVYRADAKATQVQARETAKTANTRAHWVAELTECRSRRETLEEIHA; encoded by the exons atgaaggagaagagcatGGTTCAAGCGAGAAGAATAGAGGAACTccaggctcggttggcctccgagCTTGCTAAGGCCAAATATGATGTCGAAAAAGCAAAGTACTATACGGATGCAttagtggccgtctatcgggcagATGTTGAAGCTACTCAAGTACAAGCAAGAGAGACAGCCGAGATTGCCAACAcccgagcacattgg ataaaaagtgCTAAAGAGCTCGAggtcgatgctgaagccttggcttccgacgATGACGACGATgttgatgatgacgatgatggga GTGTGGGAAAAGAtacggttttgaggccctcgtccgtcgagaaagaggcttcggcctctgttcCAAAGACGGTGAAGGAtaagaagagaaaaagggcctctgcTTCCGAAGATCCAATACCGAAGACGAGGATGGTTCGTAAGCCAAGGAAGAGTACCATTCCTTTGACCATAGAATCAGttttgcgtctaagggatgaagacgacaaagaagaagaaaatgacgggtCCATGCTGGCGGACCGAATGAAGAAAAGCATTGATGCCCCAAAGGCAAATGAATCGATGGTGATTTATAAGGCTCCGCCTCGGACCAAGGAGATATCGGAGGAAGGCTCGagcaaagtccccgagtcattaGAGATCAAGGATGCTTCCTACTTaagtcaacaaacggtgggtaCATCGGAAGGGGCCGGTCTtgaagctctccgaactgaggagaacgccccaagcgagtcgcttggggaAATA CAGAAACTCGAGACGATCGGGCAGCTTCGTGAGGAAGTTGATACAATAAGGGCGGAGACTATAGGATGGAAAGATGGCGTGGACCGTCTTGCTGCAGAAAAGGAAACTGTTCAGGTCCAATTGTCATCGACTGCAAGCCAACtacaaggcatgaaggagaagagcatGGTTCAAGCGAGAAGAATAGAGgaactcgaggctcggttggcctccgagCTTGCTAAGGCCAAATCTGATGCTGAAAAAGCAAAGTCCTATACAGATGCAttagtggccgtctatcgggcagATGCTAAAGCTactcaggtacaagcaagagagaCAGCCAAGACTGCCAACAcccgagcacattgggttgctgaacttactgagtgccgatctcggagggagacccttgaggagatccatgcttga